One genomic region from Accipiter gentilis chromosome Z, bAccGen1.1, whole genome shotgun sequence encodes:
- the KLF9 gene encoding Krueppel-like factor 9, with translation MSAVAYVDFVAAQCLVSISNRSAVPEAARLKMPGEGEAARELRDPRDAWKDYCALLAIAKSLLELNKYRPLPAPSVCSDSVESPDEDAASDSDAATEPGSSPPRSPPPGPPPRLRAAGAAPKGKLAAEKRHKCPYSGCGKVYGKSSHLKAHYRVHTGERPFPCTWPDCLKKFSRSDELTRHYRTHTGEKQFRCPLCEKRFMRSDHLTKHARRHTEFHPSMIKRSKKCSSSSSL, from the exons ATGTCGGCCGTTGCCTACGTGGACTTCGTGGCGGCGCAGTGCCTGGTCTCCATCTCTAACCGCTCCGCCGTGCCCGAGGCAGCGCGGCTGAAGATGCCGGGCGAAGGGGAGGCGGCCCGGGAGCTGCGCGACCCCCGCGACGCCTGGAAGGACTACTGCGCTCTGCTGGCCATCGCCAAGAGCCTGCTGGAGCTGAACAAGTAccggccgctgcccgcccccTCCGTCTGCAGCGACAGCGTGGAGAGCCCCGACGAGGACGCGGCCTCCGACAGCGACGCGGCCACCGAGCCGGGCTCCAgcccgccccgcagcccgccgccggggccgcccccccgcctgcgcgccgccggggccgcccccaaGGGGAAGCTGGCGGCCGAGAAGCGGCACAAGTGCCCCTACAGCGGCTGCGGCAAGGTCTACGGCAAGTCATCCCACCTCAAGGCGCACTACCGTGTGCACACAg GCGAGCGACCATTCCCCTGCACGTGGCCTGACTGCCTTAAAAAGTTCTCCCGCTCTGACGAGCTCACCCGGCACTACCGAACCCACACCGGCGAGAAACAGTTTCGGTGCCCCCTCTGCGAGAAGCGGTTCATGCGGAGCGACCACCTGACGAAGCACGCCCGCCGCCACACTGAGTTTCACCCCAGCATGATCAAGCGATCCAAAAagtgcagctccagcagctccttgtGA